One Acutalibacter muris DNA window includes the following coding sequences:
- a CDS encoding M56 family metallopeptidase, with product MSLLQMSLSGAAMILAILLVRTLALQRLPKRLFPALWWLVLIRLLVPFSLPAPCSVYSLLSRPVPVAVHQPGPVIAPLSPSAWAGEATGTPTAVGGAAASVDPWVALWLAGFLVCSWYFMAVYVKCRREFREALPVHNDYVSVWLKEHRLRRPVTVRQSDRIAAPLTYGILRPVILLPKSTDWDDRETLGCVLAHEWAHIWRFDGLLKLALAAAFCVHWFNPLVWVMLFFANLDIELACDEAVLQQLGQDMRSGYAMALIRMEERRGGPPLIGNYFSKAPIEERIKSIMTIKRKSMIALALSICLIGGTATVFATSASADNNNNDASQTSYVVENKDAALVSYTDENGTTYYSFDDGETWTAMTDEEFAAAYPEPEVEWWTAAEYAAWLENEKRDLQDMIGSKGWTQSTGWFTWTQEMVDETIAEYEEILNMIESGYLVSKTVDGDENTMLVMNPLDRVVGSADWENAIEAKEQSDFYDDTFDYTSLFDDYKSCGLTFQNSDGNLYWNGQRVRIFVDGAEHEGGWVSQYEHYDPEGSIDVRTVRERVDNGDGSYNLMGPLVRLEEFEPEQMFLDALEGQRYVGAEFQYEAERTAQELKRYEKFGLTFDSNANSPTGSLSMSWNGQPVRSLFDPERQLWVCNSLGTKGLDLEAVYENGELTGLRESAEDKSFVESGTVINADATATEGTGDNSGETIAERMEKYAPYGVSYQEKGGKRSIRYEGKAVDSFTDMRPGGGVFSVKSTDGGEIALVTVYDGDGKLKGVKAMLSYRF from the coding sequence AGCGGCTATTCCCGGCGCTGTGGTGGCTGGTGCTGATCCGCCTGCTGGTACCATTTTCCCTGCCCGCGCCGTGCAGTGTGTACTCGCTTTTGAGCCGCCCCGTGCCGGTTGCGGTACACCAGCCCGGGCCAGTAATAGCGCCCCTCTCCCCTTCCGCTTGGGCGGGCGAAGCCACCGGAACGCCTACTGCTGTGGGCGGCGCTGCCGCAAGCGTTGACCCCTGGGTCGCGCTCTGGCTGGCAGGATTCTTGGTATGCTCCTGGTACTTTATGGCAGTCTATGTAAAATGCCGTCGGGAGTTCCGGGAGGCACTGCCTGTTCACAACGACTATGTGAGTGTGTGGCTCAAGGAGCATAGGCTTCGCCGCCCGGTCACCGTCCGGCAGTCGGACAGAATAGCCGCACCGCTGACCTACGGTATCCTGCGCCCGGTGATACTCCTGCCCAAGTCAACGGACTGGGACGACAGGGAAACTTTAGGCTGCGTGCTGGCCCACGAGTGGGCGCATATCTGGCGGTTTGACGGACTTTTGAAGCTGGCGCTGGCTGCCGCGTTCTGCGTCCACTGGTTCAACCCGCTGGTCTGGGTCATGCTGTTCTTTGCCAACCTGGACATCGAGTTGGCCTGCGATGAAGCGGTACTCCAGCAACTGGGACAGGACATGAGGTCCGGGTACGCCATGGCGCTTATCCGCATGGAGGAGCGCAGAGGCGGGCCGCCCCTGATAGGAAATTATTTCAGCAAAGCTCCTATTGAAGAAAGGATAAAATCAATTATGACTATTAAACGGAAATCTATGATTGCGCTGGCTCTATCCATCTGCCTAATAGGCGGTACAGCGACAGTTTTTGCCACCTCCGCCAGCGCGGATAACAACAATAATGATGCATCCCAAACCAGCTATGTGGTGGAAAACAAAGATGCCGCCCTGGTTTCCTATACCGATGAAAACGGCACCACCTACTACAGCTTCGATGACGGCGAGACCTGGACCGCCATGACCGACGAGGAGTTCGCCGCAGCATACCCCGAGCCGGAGGTCGAGTGGTGGACTGCCGCAGAATACGCCGCATGGTTAGAGAACGAGAAAAGGGATTTGCAGGATATGATCGGCTCAAAAGGTTGGACACAAAGCACCGGCTGGTTCACTTGGACCCAGGAGATGGTGGACGAGACAATAGCCGAGTACGAGGAAATTCTGAACATGATTGAGAGCGGCTATCTTGTCTCCAAGACCGTTGACGGAGATGAGAACACCATGCTGGTAATGAATCCCCTTGACCGGGTGGTTGGCAGCGCGGACTGGGAGAACGCCATAGAGGCAAAAGAGCAGTCCGATTTTTACGATGATACTTTCGACTACACGAGCCTTTTCGACGACTACAAGAGCTGCGGGCTTACCTTCCAGAACAGCGACGGCAACCTGTACTGGAACGGCCAGCGGGTGCGCATCTTTGTGGACGGCGCGGAGCATGAGGGCGGATGGGTTTCTCAGTATGAGCATTACGACCCGGAGGGCAGTATTGATGTTCGGACCGTCCGGGAGCGGGTGGATAACGGCGACGGCAGCTACAACCTGATGGGGCCCCTGGTGCGGCTGGAGGAGTTTGAGCCTGAGCAGATGTTTTTGGATGCCCTGGAGGGCCAGCGGTATGTGGGTGCTGAATTCCAGTACGAGGCTGAGCGCACTGCCCAGGAGCTGAAGCGGTACGAAAAGTTTGGACTGACCTTTGATTCGAATGCCAACAGCCCAACAGGCAGCCTCTCCATGAGCTGGAACGGCCAGCCGGTGCGCAGCCTGTTCGACCCGGAACGCCAGCTGTGGGTGTGCAACAGCCTGGGTACGAAGGGCCTGGACCTGGAGGCCGTCTATGAGAATGGCGAGCTCACCGGCCTGCGGGAAAGCGCGGAGGATAAAAGTTTCGTGGAGAGCGGGACGGTCATAAACGCTGACGCCACAGCTACTGAAGGTACTGGCGACAACTCCGGGGAGACCATTGCGGAGCGTATGGAGAAGTATGCGCCCTATGGGGTGAGCTATCAGGAGAAGGGCGGCAAGAGGAGCATACGGTATGAAGGCAAGGCTGTAGACAGCTTTACGGACATGAGGCCGGGAGGTGGTGTGTTCTCTGTTAAGTCTACGGATGGCGGGGAGATCGCTCTGGTTACGGTTTATGATGGGGATGGGAAGCTAAAGGGAGTTAAAGCTATGCTGTCGTATCGTTTTTAA
- a CDS encoding tyrosine-type recombinase/integrase — MSNENGDYTRPVNFRERYYRILKAARIEQKGFHSLRHHFATQLINGVKQPDGTILALSPRQVADLLGHSTSQITEMYYVKKDTTRLQGITDGFNF, encoded by the coding sequence GTGAGCAACGAGAATGGCGACTACACCAGGCCGGTCAATTTCCGCGAGAGGTACTACAGAATTTTGAAAGCCGCAAGGATAGAGCAGAAGGGCTTCCACAGCCTCAGACACCATTTTGCCACACAGCTTATAAATGGCGTGAAACAGCCAGATGGCACGATTCTCGCCTTATCACCTCGCCAGGTAGCCGACTTGTTGGGCCACAGCACCTCGCAGATAACCGAGATGTACTACGTCAAAAAAGACACGACCCGCCTGCAAGGAATCACAGACGGGTTCAATTTTTAG
- a CDS encoding tyrosine-type recombinase/integrase — MVGDITAADLKEVLNHWMNEDYAYTTVKKVYIVLKEYFRYLTQQEILSKNPMNSVPMIKKSNYMTAQNKEDLPTQETVTIFTPEEIEKFKTEAFSRFSNGKPKYQQPAAYILMLNTGLRTGELLCLLNSDINLEGRYLEVRQNVKEVCRREGTGYVPGREVKVGKAKTATSKHRVPLNGAAIPR, encoded by the coding sequence GTGGTAGGTGACATCACCGCAGCTGACCTCAAAGAAGTGCTGAACCACTGGATGAATGAGGACTACGCCTACACCACGGTGAAGAAAGTTTACATCGTCCTCAAAGAATATTTCCGCTACCTGACCCAGCAAGAAATTCTCTCCAAGAACCCTATGAATAGTGTACCCATGATAAAGAAGTCCAATTACATGACAGCGCAGAACAAAGAGGATTTACCTACCCAGGAAACCGTAACAATATTCACGCCGGAGGAAATAGAAAAATTCAAAACTGAGGCATTCAGCCGATTCAGCAATGGAAAGCCTAAGTACCAACAGCCAGCAGCCTACATTCTCATGCTGAACACAGGGCTTAGGACAGGTGAACTGCTGTGCCTTCTCAACAGCGATATCAATCTTGAGGGCAGATACCTGGAAGTGCGCCAGAACGTAAAAGAGGTGTGCAGGCGTGAGGGGACGGGATACGTTCCGGGGCGGGAAGTGAAAGTAGGCAAGGCCAAAACAGCCACCAGTAAGCACCGTGTGCCCCTGAATGGGGCAGCTATACCACGATAG
- a CDS encoding response regulator transcription factor: MKRILIIEDDEAIRAGLCRSLASDTMEAVGAEDLASAAQRMNAQQFDLLLLDCNLPDGNGIDFCRELMSKMSIPVIFLTVRDSEIDEVAAFRAGACDYVKKPFSLMVLRERIAALLERREKRSDLYVDRRYRFDFGAMDFSVDGERVYLGATECKLLAVLVKNAGHVLSRAALTDALWEGGEELNENALSVTVSRLRGRLGEKSISTIYGLGYMWVGDKT, translated from the coding sequence ATGAAGCGAATTTTGATTATTGAGGACGACGAGGCGATTCGCGCTGGATTATGCCGGTCTTTGGCCTCTGATACGATGGAGGCGGTGGGCGCGGAGGACCTCGCCTCTGCCGCCCAGCGTATGAACGCTCAGCAGTTTGACCTGCTGCTCCTTGACTGCAACCTCCCCGACGGCAACGGCATCGACTTCTGCCGCGAGCTCATGAGCAAAATGTCGATCCCGGTAATTTTCCTCACCGTCCGCGACTCAGAGATCGATGAGGTGGCCGCCTTCCGCGCCGGGGCTTGCGACTACGTGAAAAAGCCCTTCTCCCTGATGGTGCTGCGGGAGCGGATCGCCGCCCTGCTGGAACGCAGGGAGAAGCGGAGCGACCTGTATGTGGACCGGCGGTATCGGTTCGACTTCGGAGCGATGGACTTTTCCGTGGACGGCGAGAGGGTGTATCTGGGCGCCACAGAGTGCAAGCTGCTGGCGGTGCTGGTGAAGAACGCCGGCCATGTGCTGTCCCGGGCGGCCCTGACCGACGCTCTCTGGGAGGGCGGCGAGGAACTGAACGAAAACGCCCTGTCCGTTACAGTCAGCCGCTTGCGGGGCCGGTTAGGTGAGAAAAGCATCAGTACCATTTACGGACTGGGCTATATGTGGGTAGGTGACAAAACATGA
- a CDS encoding sensor histidine kinase, translating into MTLLFLVVWLILTVVFCLVNSLYVGSIWPTVCYAALSGLVTVGFAMYEKTRRQRLLDDVQKALDGKDDFAARESGLAPLARQLRLKRGQEEARDRRVTQSYRNLAALVSDIAHQCKTPLTATRMYAELLPPSAESAAIAQQASKLQFLLDALVKLSRCEGGLIEENVHPTKESVETLVAQALSAVVPGAERKSIVLSVEIPEGLTALLDMRWTAEALGALLDNSVKYAPENSKITVAAQRYETYIRLDVLDEGPGIPEEELPEIWKRFYRGKMTRGASGVGIGLTLCRMIVQAQGGRVLCQNLEGGGCRFSIFLPAE; encoded by the coding sequence ATGACGTTGCTTTTCCTCGTTGTTTGGCTCATTCTGACAGTGGTGTTCTGCCTCGTGAACAGTCTTTATGTGGGCAGCATCTGGCCCACGGTTTGCTATGCGGCACTTTCCGGCCTTGTCACCGTGGGCTTTGCGATGTATGAGAAAACGCGGAGGCAAAGGCTGCTGGACGATGTACAGAAGGCGCTGGATGGGAAAGATGATTTTGCCGCCCGGGAAAGCGGCCTTGCCCCGCTGGCCCGGCAGCTCCGGCTGAAACGCGGCCAGGAGGAGGCCCGGGACCGGCGTGTTACCCAGAGCTACCGCAACCTGGCCGCGCTGGTCTCCGACATTGCACACCAGTGCAAAACGCCGTTGACGGCTACACGGATGTACGCCGAATTATTACCACCTTCCGCTGAATCGGCGGCAATCGCCCAGCAGGCCAGCAAGCTACAGTTTCTCCTGGACGCTTTAGTGAAACTCTCTCGTTGTGAGGGTGGGCTTATTGAAGAGAATGTGCATCCCACGAAAGAATCGGTGGAAACATTGGTAGCCCAGGCATTATCAGCCGTTGTGCCGGGAGCTGAGAGGAAAAGCATCGTCCTGTCCGTAGAAATTCCCGAAGGATTGACCGCTTTGCTTGATATGCGCTGGACGGCAGAGGCATTGGGGGCGCTCCTGGATAACAGTGTCAAATACGCGCCGGAAAACTCGAAAATTACCGTTGCGGCTCAACGGTATGAGACATACATCCGGCTAGACGTCCTCGACGAGGGCCCCGGTATACCGGAGGAAGAGCTGCCGGAAATTTGGAAAAGGTTTTATCGCGGCAAGATGACCCGGGGCGCTTCCGGCGTGGGGATTGGCCTTACCCTCTGCCGGATGATCGTGCAGGCACAGGGGGGCCGGGTACTCTGCCAGAACCTGGAGGGCGGCGGGTGCCGATTCAGCATTTTTCTGCCCGCTGAATAG
- a CDS encoding ABC transporter ATP-binding protein, with amino-acid sequence MMLIQTDRLTKIYGNGDNTLRALDSVTLSIERGEFVAVVGSSGSGKSTLLHLVGGIDCPTEGTVTIDGTDLYSLRPDELTVFRRRYIGFVFQSYNLIPGLNVWENIVLPLGLDKLKADPEETEQLLSTLGIYEKRYALPSQLSGGQQQRVAIARALATKPHIVLADEPTGNLDSKTSLEVMLLLEKLNRELSQTIVMITHSEELAQMTARRIRIEDGRIISDSGEGSK; translated from the coding sequence ATTATGCTGATACAAACGGATCGACTGACAAAGATTTATGGGAACGGCGACAACACCTTGCGGGCCCTGGACAGCGTTACCCTGTCCATAGAGCGGGGGGAATTTGTGGCGGTGGTAGGCTCCAGCGGCAGCGGCAAGAGTACGCTTTTGCACCTGGTGGGGGGCATTGACTGTCCCACAGAAGGCACAGTCACCATCGACGGCACGGATCTCTACTCCCTCAGGCCCGACGAGCTCACCGTGTTCCGACGGCGCTACATCGGCTTTGTGTTCCAAAGCTACAACCTGATCCCCGGGCTGAATGTCTGGGAAAACATTGTCCTGCCCCTGGGGTTGGACAAGCTGAAAGCCGACCCGGAGGAAACCGAACAGCTTCTCTCCACCCTTGGCATTTACGAAAAAAGGTATGCCCTGCCCTCCCAACTCTCCGGCGGGCAACAGCAACGAGTGGCCATCGCCCGAGCCCTTGCCACAAAGCCCCACATCGTCCTGGCCGACGAGCCCACAGGGAACCTTGACAGCAAGACCAGCCTTGAGGTCATGCTCCTTTTGGAAAAGCTCAACCGGGAGCTGTCCCAGACCATTGTCATGATAACCCACAGCGAGGAGCTGGCACAGATGACCGCCCGGCGCATCCGCATCGAGGATGGGCGCATTATTTCCGACAGCGGGGAGGGCTCAAAATGA
- a CDS encoding ABC transporter permease produces MIFRLARLQIKSHRLRTGFVAVAVVLTAVLYMTVISFAYCALDSVQLSKMLASGSDFHASIFDMGYSISGEALREEIQSAPEVSETFLVSSAPVHWEEPAETNNVKQGIGVVFVDMEKALPHFFMTLTAGRFPRTGEEILLCREAFPTHSIGDQVRFSIMSISAEPLERTYIVSGFYHSDADVPPPAVALYGEHVAEELELSVMMNFHSSFGIEQRLEAVTERLSQWEVPGEEQRTQINGAYVGADLGNLLQPDIVLMMLLVIGVLFFAAFLLIYNVYSIALTQDMRAFGLLKVIGMTHRQMKKLTLMQTGLIACGALPVGLLLGYFIGFRLLAPVFMSMSGEVLPYRFSPIIVLLSGGLTLFTLFFSALRPLARIKKMTPIQSVSAELESKAPKKEKRREAPASPRSLAMAGLRRSRGRMLVTSLSAVVSVLLFILVGAFTEIDTMIGGKQLGMFDVELGLWDGGRNGLIPEELTKISKFVAVEPDILDSLASSDNVEETRLLRFQQIDADITPGLAEEIRDFMTGSEYDFVRKEYQHILDTGSVKAAVLSLPDELCREIIVSQEDRLNPAYYDGEELYDGRHVFCVSTESDGLTAYLNLRLSSGDALSSDNLSKDYRVIHLELPSGLWTALGKICGRLTANSAGVEEMFFLLPESVFEREFPNAPAFTVLVNAKEGRSDALLEEVQALIEGRGVGSGDTSFEYLVGGKLTNMKALQERLGAIQLTGYSLCGIIFLIGLLNMVNSALTSTVLRRREFAMLETVGMTHAQLRRMLLYENSVGGLFGLVAFTVGSALSYALLAQIFDVKVSAISLPAAGILVLLFVVGWVTAELSFRAATKASLTERVKWEE; encoded by the coding sequence ATGATTTTCCGGCTTGCGCGTTTGCAGATTAAATCTCACCGGCTGCGCACCGGGTTCGTTGCCGTGGCGGTGGTGCTCACGGCGGTGCTGTACATGACAGTTATCAGCTTCGCCTACTGCGCTTTGGATTCCGTACAGCTCTCCAAAATGTTGGCATCTGGCTCCGATTTTCACGCGTCCATTTTTGATATGGGATATTCTATCTCCGGAGAAGCCTTGCGGGAGGAAATTCAAAGCGCCCCCGAGGTTTCGGAAACCTTTCTGGTATCGTCTGCCCCTGTGCATTGGGAGGAGCCGGCAGAGACCAATAACGTTAAGCAAGGAATTGGCGTGGTTTTTGTGGACATGGAGAAAGCTCTCCCACACTTCTTCATGACGCTGACCGCGGGCCGGTTCCCCCGCACAGGAGAGGAGATATTGCTCTGCCGGGAGGCGTTCCCCACGCATTCCATTGGCGATCAGGTCCGATTTTCCATTATGAGTATAAGTGCGGAGCCGCTGGAGAGGACCTACATCGTTTCCGGCTTCTACCACAGCGACGCGGACGTGCCGCCCCCGGCGGTAGCGCTGTATGGGGAGCATGTGGCGGAGGAATTGGAGCTGAGCGTCATGATGAACTTTCACAGCAGCTTCGGGATAGAGCAGCGGCTGGAGGCGGTGACAGAGCGGCTTTCCCAATGGGAGGTCCCGGGAGAGGAGCAGCGCACCCAAATCAACGGAGCCTATGTGGGTGCGGATTTGGGCAACCTCCTCCAGCCGGATATTGTCCTGATGATGCTCCTGGTGATAGGGGTGCTGTTCTTTGCGGCGTTTTTGCTCATCTACAATGTCTATTCCATCGCCCTGACCCAGGACATGCGCGCCTTCGGACTCTTGAAGGTCATCGGAATGACCCATAGGCAGATGAAAAAGCTGACCCTTATGCAGACCGGGCTTATTGCCTGCGGGGCGCTGCCCGTGGGGCTTCTGCTGGGATATTTCATTGGGTTCCGGCTGCTCGCCCCTGTGTTTATGAGCATGAGCGGAGAGGTGCTGCCCTATCGGTTCAGCCCGATTATTGTCCTGCTCAGCGGGGGGCTTACGCTGTTTACGCTGTTCTTCTCGGCGCTCCGGCCCCTGGCGCGTATCAAGAAAATGACGCCCATACAGTCGGTTTCGGCTGAACTGGAAAGCAAAGCTCCCAAAAAGGAAAAGCGCAGGGAAGCCCCCGCCTCCCCCAGAAGCCTGGCTATGGCGGGGCTGCGTCGAAGCCGTGGCCGGATGCTGGTCACTTCCCTCTCGGCGGTGGTGTCCGTGCTGCTGTTTATATTAGTGGGTGCGTTCACGGAAATTGACACGATGATTGGCGGAAAACAGTTGGGGATGTTTGACGTGGAGCTGGGGCTGTGGGACGGGGGCCGCAATGGCCTTATCCCCGAGGAGCTGACAAAAATCTCAAAATTCGTGGCGGTGGAGCCGGATATCCTCGATAGCCTTGCCAGCTCTGACAACGTGGAGGAAACGCGGCTCCTGCGCTTCCAACAGATTGACGCGGACATCACCCCCGGGCTGGCGGAGGAAATCAGGGACTTTATGACGGGGTCGGAATACGACTTTGTGCGGAAGGAATACCAGCATATTCTTGACACCGGCAGTGTAAAAGCCGCAGTTCTCTCCCTCCCTGACGAGCTCTGCCGGGAGATCATCGTGTCCCAGGAGGACAGGCTCAATCCAGCTTACTATGACGGAGAGGAACTGTACGACGGCCGGCACGTATTCTGTGTTTCCACGGAAAGCGATGGGCTGACGGCCTATCTGAATCTGCGCCTTTCCTCCGGAGACGCGCTCTCCTCAGACAACCTTAGCAAGGATTATCGGGTTATTCACCTGGAGCTGCCCTCCGGTCTCTGGACGGCGCTGGGAAAGATTTGCGGAAGACTCACGGCGAACTCCGCCGGCGTGGAGGAAATGTTTTTCCTGCTGCCCGAGAGCGTGTTTGAGAGGGAGTTCCCAAACGCGCCGGCGTTCACGGTACTTGTAAACGCGAAAGAGGGCCGGTCGGACGCGCTTCTGGAAGAGGTGCAGGCTCTGATTGAGGGGCGCGGCGTGGGCTCCGGCGACACAAGTTTCGAGTATCTTGTGGGCGGCAAGCTCACCAACATGAAAGCATTGCAGGAACGGCTGGGGGCCATCCAGCTTACCGGCTACAGCCTTTGCGGAATCATCTTCCTAATTGGGCTTTTGAACATGGTGAACAGCGCCCTTACATCTACGGTACTGCGGCGGCGGGAGTTCGCCATGCTGGAGACTGTAGGCATGACCCACGCACAACTTCGCCGGATGCTGCTGTATGAAAACAGCGTGGGCGGGTTGTTCGGCCTGGTGGCGTTTACGGTTGGGTCGGCTCTCTCTTATGCGCTGCTGGCGCAGATATTCGACGTGAAAGTTTCCGCGATATCCTTGCCCGCGGCGGGGATACTGGTCCTGCTGTTTGTTGTCGGGTGGGTCACAGCGGAACTATCCTTCCGAGCGGCGACTAAAGCTTCATTGACCGAGCGGGTGAAGTGGGAGGAATGA
- a CDS encoding nucleotidyltransferase family protein — protein sequence MLEAIVFLCYTEITKGGFSMTRKVYTINEIKGIVAPTAKKHGVNKVYLFGSYARGEATPSSDVDLCVDAPALRGLFALGALYADFEEALGKGLDMVTANTLGKETNIVFTENLRKDQVLIYELAQ from the coding sequence GTGCTTGAAGCTATCGTTTTTTTATGCTATACTGAAATCACAAAGGGGGGATTCTCCATGACGCGAAAGGTTTACACAATCAATGAAATCAAAGGTATCGTTGCGCCAACTGCAAAAAAGCATGGCGTAAACAAGGTGTATCTATTTGGCTCTTATGCCCGGGGCGAAGCCACTCCCTCCAGTGATGTTGACCTCTGCGTGGACGCTCCTGCCCTGCGTGGGCTATTTGCTCTGGGCGCGCTATATGCCGACTTTGAAGAGGCCCTTGGGAAAGGACTAGACATGGTCACCGCCAATACTTTAGGCAAGGAAACGAATATTGTATTCACGGAAAATCTGCGAAAGGATCAGGTGCTGATTTATGAGCTTGCCCAGTAA
- a CDS encoding HepT-like ribonuclease domain-containing protein, whose protein sequence is MFADDSDYADSVGMNLLQIGELAGRFSEDFVARSKEQGVNWRAIKNMRNMFAHDYGAMDMERVWVTVMEDVPELEAFCEAQLKDEPF, encoded by the coding sequence GTGTTTGCGGATGATTCGGATTATGCGGATTCTGTCGGTATGAACCTGCTGCAAATTGGCGAATTGGCCGGCCGATTTTCAGAGGATTTTGTGGCACGGTCAAAAGAACAAGGCGTTAACTGGCGAGCAATCAAAAATATGCGGAATATGTTTGCCCATGATTACGGAGCTATGGATATGGAACGGGTCTGGGTGACTGTTATGGAGGATGTGCCAGAGTTGGAGGCCTTTTGTGAAGCGCAGTTGAAGGATGAACCTTTCTGA
- the tnpB gene encoding IS66 family insertion sequence element accessory protein TnpB (TnpB, as the term is used for proteins encoded by IS66 family insertion elements, is considered an accessory protein, since TnpC, encoded by a neighboring gene, is a DDE family transposase.) produces the protein MGTEHKCQRCGKEFEPTCHKSRQKFCSAECRIKYHNAKRYYGGKVDVCPECGAPVEQSGERGRWRRFCSDRCRQEYHRKQRQEKQHEQGRGKQVCPNCGVEFELDWNCKTRRFCSDECRKEWWKEYRKANPSREPGMRRCAFCGKEFTSERWHGGEYCSRECYLQAMAQTREDRVCGWCGEGFSTFVKSEQKYCSRECAAAARHDPGHKRGMRRIRYTNAEDWKEQLHEASKKSPPPRRGKRVWLVCGETSMYTGLDGLLGIIRYQLNHSPYDGNLYVFRDLSGTMIKYLEWDGAGFCLSKRRAQSGSYPWPPAEAGKVLEITEKEFEYLKSRSIVPCKEKKPR, from the coding sequence ATGGGAACAGAGCACAAATGCCAGCGGTGTGGGAAAGAGTTTGAGCCGACCTGCCACAAGAGCCGCCAGAAGTTCTGTAGCGCGGAGTGCAGAATAAAATACCATAACGCCAAGAGGTATTATGGGGGCAAAGTGGACGTCTGTCCGGAATGCGGAGCCCCCGTGGAGCAGAGCGGAGAGCGCGGCCGTTGGAGGCGTTTTTGCAGCGACCGCTGCCGCCAGGAGTACCATAGAAAGCAGAGGCAGGAAAAGCAGCATGAGCAGGGACGAGGGAAACAGGTCTGCCCCAATTGCGGGGTAGAATTTGAACTGGACTGGAACTGCAAGACCCGGCGTTTTTGCAGCGACGAGTGCCGGAAAGAGTGGTGGAAGGAATATCGCAAGGCAAACCCGTCCAGGGAGCCGGGAATGCGCAGATGCGCGTTTTGCGGAAAAGAGTTCACCAGCGAAAGGTGGCATGGCGGGGAGTACTGCAGCCGGGAGTGTTATTTGCAGGCCATGGCACAGACGAGGGAGGATAGGGTCTGCGGCTGGTGCGGAGAGGGATTCAGCACGTTTGTCAAGTCAGAGCAGAAATACTGCAGCCGGGAATGCGCGGCAGCAGCCCGGCATGACCCTGGCCACAAACGGGGCATGAGGCGCATCCGGTACACCAACGCGGAGGATTGGAAGGAACAGCTGCATGAGGCCAGCAAAAAATCCCCACCCCCAAGACGGGGGAAAAGGGTATGGCTGGTGTGCGGGGAAACCAGCATGTATACGGGGCTGGACGGGCTGCTGGGGATCATCCGGTATCAACTGAACCACAGCCCCTATGACGGAAATCTGTACGTTTTTCGTGATTTGAGTGGCACCATGATAAAATATTTAGAGTGGGACGGGGCGGGTTTCTGCCTGAGCAAGCGCCGTGCCCAGAGCGGGAGCTACCCTTGGCCGCCAGCTGAAGCAGGAAAGGTATTGGAAATAACGGAGAAAGAATTTGAGTATTTAAAAAGCCGGTCAATTGTGCCATGCAAGGAGAAAAAGCCCAGGTAA